One Mycobacterium sp. SMC-4 DNA window includes the following coding sequences:
- a CDS encoding cytochrome P450 has product MRSRPAIWLRWATVHGVPRAFLTVRARRGEPLGQLMLGHGDRLALLEEIRDAGPLLRTPVVWATADHAVCRTVLRDNDFGVADPSETGLPDRLLGLVRRVDPGLPNPVEPPSMLMVDPPQHTEYRRLVARSFSPRSIAELDTRIGDLTSGLLDELERRDRVDLIADYAAQLPAAVISEMLGVPDQARPRILGWGRRVAALLDIGIAWRQFRPAIDELTDVENYLGAHFRRLHAHGADGTPFSKLALDGSLAGRELIANAALLVGAGVETTVNLIGNGIVALLDHPEQLALLREDPSLWPAAVEEILRYDSPVQMTARTALCDKVIAGRKVSRGEVIVMLLGGANHDPQVFEHPHRFDISRPNAREHLAFATGIHVCLGAALARIEGATALRELFTRFPDLTMQGPAQRRGLVTLHGYRRLPVGLRSRTQPVSG; this is encoded by the coding sequence ATGAGGTCCCGCCCGGCCATCTGGTTGCGCTGGGCCACCGTGCACGGCGTGCCGCGGGCATTCCTGACGGTCCGCGCGCGCCGCGGTGAGCCGCTGGGGCAGCTGATGCTCGGGCACGGTGACCGGTTGGCCCTGCTCGAGGAGATCCGCGATGCAGGACCGCTGCTGCGCACACCCGTGGTGTGGGCCACCGCCGATCACGCCGTATGTCGGACGGTGCTTCGGGACAACGATTTCGGGGTGGCCGACCCGTCGGAGACCGGACTTCCCGACCGTCTGCTCGGACTCGTCCGGCGGGTGGACCCGGGGCTGCCCAACCCGGTGGAGCCGCCGTCGATGTTGATGGTCGACCCGCCACAGCACACCGAGTACCGACGCCTGGTGGCGCGCAGCTTCAGCCCAAGGTCCATCGCAGAACTCGACACCCGGATCGGCGATCTGACCTCGGGCCTGCTCGATGAACTGGAGCGCCGCGACCGTGTGGACCTGATCGCCGACTACGCCGCGCAACTGCCCGCCGCGGTCATCTCGGAGATGCTCGGGGTGCCCGACCAGGCCAGGCCGCGGATCCTGGGCTGGGGCCGGCGGGTGGCCGCGCTGCTCGACATCGGGATCGCGTGGCGGCAATTCCGCCCCGCGATCGACGAGCTCACCGATGTGGAGAACTACCTCGGTGCACACTTTCGTCGCCTGCACGCCCACGGCGCGGACGGCACACCGTTCAGTAAGCTCGCCCTCGACGGCAGCCTGGCCGGTCGTGAATTGATCGCCAATGCAGCGTTACTCGTCGGAGCCGGGGTGGAGACGACGGTGAATCTGATCGGCAACGGCATCGTTGCGCTGCTCGACCACCCAGAGCAACTGGCCCTGCTGCGCGAGGACCCTTCGTTGTGGCCCGCAGCGGTGGAGGAGATCCTGCGCTACGACAGCCCGGTGCAGATGACAGCCCGAACTGCACTATGCGACAAGGTGATCGCCGGGCGCAAAGTGTCCCGGGGTGAAGTCATCGTGATGCTGCTGGGCGGCGCCAATCACGACCCGCAGGTCTTCGAACATCCCCACCGGTTCGACATCTCCCGACCGAACGCGCGCGAACATCTGGCATTCGCGACCGGTATCCACGTCTGCCTGGGCGCGGCGCTGGCTCGCATCGAGGGCGCGACGGCGTTGCGGGAGTTGTTCACCCGTTTTCCGGACCTGACGATGCAGGGTCCTGCGCAGCGGCGCGGCCTGGTGACTCTGCACGGGTACCGGCGGTTACCGGTAGGACTGAGGTCACGCACACAGCCCGTCTCAGGCTAG
- a CDS encoding MgtC/SapB family protein: METLSIVDFVLRLGVGLGCGALIGLERQWRARMAGLRTNALVATGATLFVLYSVAVGDDTSPTRVASYVVSGIGFLGAGVILRDGLNVRGLNTAATLWCSAAVGVLAAQGLLLFALTATVAIVAAHLLGRPLGRLIDHDTSPEPDEDLRPHQLNLTCCPEIEQQVRAHIVAHTGGHDVILRGIRAGRSGDDIDVTASLLVDGDAPTRLEHLVAQLSQQPGVHTVHWHTSADTNTTEDAVYRTDAPSN, from the coding sequence ATGGAGACTCTGTCCATCGTCGACTTTGTACTGCGGCTCGGAGTCGGGCTGGGATGCGGCGCGCTGATCGGACTGGAACGGCAATGGCGTGCCCGGATGGCCGGTCTGCGCACCAATGCCCTGGTCGCGACCGGGGCGACACTCTTCGTGCTCTATTCGGTGGCCGTCGGCGACGACACCAGCCCTACCCGCGTCGCCTCATACGTGGTCTCGGGAATCGGATTCCTGGGTGCCGGGGTGATTCTGCGTGACGGACTCAACGTCCGCGGCCTCAACACCGCCGCCACCCTGTGGTGCTCGGCTGCCGTCGGCGTGCTGGCAGCCCAGGGGCTGTTGTTGTTCGCATTGACCGCCACCGTGGCCATCGTTGCGGCCCACCTTCTGGGCCGTCCCCTCGGTCGGCTCATCGATCACGACACATCCCCTGAGCCCGACGAAGACCTGCGACCGCACCAGCTCAACCTCACCTGCTGCCCGGAGATCGAACAACAGGTGCGGGCGCACATCGTCGCTCACACCGGCGGTCACGACGTGATCTTGCGCGGCATCCGTGCGGGTCGCTCGGGTGACGACATCGACGTGACGGCGTCGTTGCTCGTCGATGGTGACGCTCCCACGCGGCTGGAGCACCTCGTGGCGCAACTGTCTCAGCAACCTGGCGTGCACACGGTGCACTGGCACACCAGTGCCGACACCAACACCACCGAGGATGCGGTGTACCGCACCGATGCTCCCTCGAACTGA
- the recR gene encoding recombination mediator RecR, with translation MFEGPVQDLIDELGKLPGVGPKSAQRIAFHLLSVEPPDIDRLTAVLNRVRDGVTFCAVCGNVSDAERCRICSDSRRDASLVCVVEEPKDVQAVERTREFRGRYHVLGGALDPLSGIGPDQLRIRELLNRIGERVDGVDISEVIIATDPNTEGEATATYLVRMLRDIPGLTVTRIASGLPMGGDLEFADELTLGRALAGRRAMV, from the coding sequence TTGTTCGAAGGACCCGTCCAGGACCTGATCGACGAACTCGGCAAGCTGCCCGGAGTCGGGCCTAAGAGCGCCCAGCGCATCGCGTTCCACTTGCTCTCGGTCGAGCCGCCCGACATCGACCGGCTGACCGCGGTGCTCAATCGGGTCCGCGACGGGGTCACCTTCTGCGCGGTGTGCGGCAATGTCAGCGACGCAGAACGCTGCCGGATCTGCAGCGACTCCCGCCGCGACGCCTCGCTGGTGTGCGTCGTCGAGGAACCCAAGGACGTCCAGGCCGTCGAGCGCACCCGCGAGTTCCGCGGCCGCTATCACGTGCTCGGCGGGGCGCTGGATCCGCTGTCGGGGATCGGTCCCGACCAGTTGCGCATCCGCGAGCTGCTCAACCGCATCGGTGAGCGCGTCGACGGTGTCGACATCTCCGAGGTGATCATCGCGACCGACCCCAACACCGAGGGGGAGGCCACCGCGACCTACCTGGTGCGGATGCTGCGTGACATTCCCGGGCTGACCGTCACGCGGATCGCCTCCGGCCTGCCGATGGGCGGTGATCTGGAGTTCGCCGACGAGTTGACGCTGGGGCGGGCGCTGGCCGGCCGTCGTGCGATGGTGTGA
- a CDS encoding YbaB/EbfC family nucleoid-associated protein → MQPGGQPDMSALLAQAQQVQQQLMEAQEALANARVHGQAGGGLVQITMRGSGEVVGVSIDPKVVDPADIETLQDLIVGAIADAAKQVTILAHDRLGPLAGGMGGLGLPGM, encoded by the coding sequence ATGCAGCCCGGTGGCCAACCAGATATGTCCGCACTGCTCGCTCAGGCCCAGCAGGTGCAACAGCAGTTGATGGAGGCGCAGGAGGCGCTCGCCAACGCCCGGGTGCACGGGCAGGCCGGCGGCGGTCTCGTCCAGATCACCATGCGTGGCAGTGGCGAGGTGGTCGGCGTGTCGATCGACCCCAAGGTCGTCGACCCCGCAGATATCGAGACGTTGCAGGACCTCATCGTCGGCGCGATCGCCGACGCCGCCAAACAGGTCACCATCCTGGCCCACGACCGGCTCGGTCCGTTGGCCGGCGGTATGGGTGGCCTGGGCCTGCCGGGGATGTGA
- a CDS encoding Rv3717 family N-acetylmuramoyl-L-alanine amidase, with protein MPAILRVGAAAVATIVAAATLSAPAHAAPSNVAGKIVFLDPGHNGSNDASISRQVPTGRGGTKDCQTSGTSTADGYPEHTFNWDTTLRIRAALHALGVRTAMSRGDDTGLGPCVDERAAMANALSPNAVVSIHADGGPPTGRGFHVLYSAPPLNAAQAGPSVQFARVMRDQLAASGIPPATYIGSSGLNPRSDIAGLNLAQYPSILVELGNMKNPADSALMKTPEGRQKYADAVVRGIVAFLSTQTSARAA; from the coding sequence GTGCCAGCCATCCTGCGTGTCGGAGCCGCTGCGGTGGCCACGATCGTCGCCGCAGCCACGCTTTCCGCTCCCGCCCACGCTGCCCCGTCCAATGTCGCCGGCAAGATCGTGTTCCTCGATCCCGGTCACAACGGTTCCAACGACGCGTCGATCAGTCGCCAGGTGCCCACCGGCCGCGGCGGCACCAAGGACTGCCAGACCAGCGGCACCTCGACCGCCGACGGCTACCCGGAGCACACCTTCAATTGGGACACCACGCTGCGCATCCGCGCGGCCCTGCACGCGCTCGGTGTGCGTACCGCGATGTCTCGCGGCGACGACACCGGCTTGGGTCCCTGCGTCGACGAGCGGGCCGCGATGGCCAACGCGCTCTCGCCCAACGCCGTGGTGTCGATCCACGCCGACGGTGGACCGCCCACCGGACGCGGTTTCCACGTGCTGTACTCGGCGCCGCCGCTCAATGCCGCGCAGGCCGGGCCCTCGGTGCAGTTCGCCCGGGTGATGCGCGACCAGCTGGCCGCCTCCGGGATCCCGCCGGCCACCTACATCGGGTCCTCCGGACTGAACCCGCGCTCCGACATCGCCGGACTGAATCTGGCCCAGTACCCGTCGATACTCGTCGAGCTGGGCAACATGAAGAATCCGGCCGACTCCGCGCTGATGAAGACGCCGGAGGGCCGACAGAAGTACGCCGACGCCGTGGTGCGCGGCATCGTGGCGTTCCTGTCGACCCAGACGAGCGCCCGCGCCGCCTAG
- a CDS encoding SRPBCC family protein — protein MGQVSATSSVLIDADPVAVLAAVADYEAMRPKILSEHYSGYQVLEGGQGAGTVAQWKLQATKSRSREVKATVDVAGRTVIEKDANSSMVTNWTVAPAGPGSSVTVKTSWKGAGGIGGFFERTFAPIGLRKIQAQVLGNLKREIEGTVAVEGTQG, from the coding sequence ATGGGACAGGTCAGCGCGACGAGTTCGGTTCTGATCGATGCCGATCCGGTGGCCGTGCTGGCCGCGGTCGCCGACTACGAGGCGATGCGCCCCAAGATCCTCTCCGAGCACTACAGCGGATATCAGGTACTCGAAGGCGGCCAGGGCGCCGGCACCGTGGCCCAGTGGAAGCTGCAGGCCACCAAGTCGCGCTCACGCGAGGTCAAGGCCACCGTCGATGTGGCCGGCCGCACCGTCATCGAGAAGGATGCCAACTCCTCGATGGTGACCAACTGGACCGTCGCTCCGGCAGGTCCGGGCTCTTCGGTGACCGTCAAGACGTCCTGGAAGGGTGCCGGCGGCATCGGGGGATTCTTCGAGAGGACGTTCGCCCCGATCGGGCTGCGCAAGATCCAGGCGCAGGTCCTGGGCAACCTCAAACGCGAGATCGAGGGCACCGTGGCCGTCGAGGGCACCCAGGGCTAG
- a CDS encoding FAD-binding oxidoreductase — MSVASTDARAAHADGVQRLLASYRAIPADATVRLAKPTSNLFRARAKTGAPGLDVSGLTGVIAVDPDARTAEVAGMCTYEDLVAATLPYGLSPLVVPQLKTITLGGAVTGLGIESTSFRNGLPHESVLEMDILTGTGDVIRAAPDENSDLFRTFPNSYGTLGYSVRLTIELEPVKPFVALRHIRFHSLADLVEAMDRIVETGGLHGEPVDYLDGVVFSADESYLCVGTQTTTAGPVSDYTGRHIYYRSLQHADGEKHDRLTVHDYLWRWDTDWFWCSRAFGAQNPRIRRWWPRRYRRSSVYWKLISYDQRFGIADRIENRSLRSPGRPLRERVVQDIEVPIERTVEFVDWFLRTVPIEPIWLCPLRLRESSDSWPLYPIRPDHTYVNVGFWSSVPVGPEDGYTNKLIERKVSDLDGHKSLYSDSFYSREDFDELYGGEVYTTVKKVYDPDSRLLDLYAKAVRCQ; from the coding sequence GTGTCTGTTGCCTCGACCGACGCACGGGCTGCGCATGCAGACGGTGTGCAGCGACTGTTGGCCAGCTACCGGGCCATCCCCGCCGATGCCACCGTCCGTCTCGCCAAGCCCACGTCGAATCTGTTCCGCGCCCGCGCGAAAACCGGTGCGCCGGGTCTTGACGTCTCGGGCCTGACCGGCGTCATCGCCGTCGACCCGGACGCGCGCACCGCAGAGGTCGCGGGCATGTGCACCTATGAGGACCTGGTCGCCGCGACACTGCCGTACGGACTTTCACCGCTGGTGGTTCCGCAGCTCAAGACCATCACCTTGGGTGGCGCGGTCACCGGCCTGGGCATCGAGTCGACTTCGTTTCGCAATGGTCTGCCCCATGAGTCCGTGCTGGAGATGGACATCCTCACCGGCACCGGAGACGTCATCCGCGCCGCGCCCGACGAGAACTCCGACCTGTTTCGCACTTTCCCGAATTCCTATGGAACTCTGGGATATTCAGTGCGGTTGACGATCGAGCTGGAGCCGGTCAAGCCATTTGTCGCACTGCGCCACATACGCTTTCACTCGCTGGCGGATCTGGTCGAGGCGATGGACCGCATCGTCGAGACAGGCGGCCTGCACGGCGAACCCGTCGACTACCTCGACGGTGTGGTGTTCAGCGCCGACGAGAGCTATCTGTGTGTCGGCACGCAGACCACCACCGCAGGCCCGGTGAGCGACTACACCGGCCGGCACATCTACTACCGCTCCCTACAGCATGCCGACGGTGAGAAGCACGACCGGCTCACTGTGCATGACTACCTGTGGCGGTGGGACACCGACTGGTTCTGGTGTTCGCGGGCATTCGGCGCCCAGAATCCGCGCATCCGCCGCTGGTGGCCGCGGCGCTACCGGCGCAGCAGCGTGTACTGGAAGCTGATCTCCTACGACCAGCGTTTCGGCATCGCCGACCGGATCGAGAACCGCAGCCTCCGCTCCCCTGGCCGTCCACTGCGCGAGCGTGTGGTCCAGGACATCGAGGTGCCGATCGAACGGACTGTCGAGTTCGTCGACTGGTTTCTGCGTACGGTGCCGATCGAACCGATCTGGTTGTGCCCGTTGCGGCTTCGTGAGTCCTCGGACAGCTGGCCGCTGTACCCCATCCGGCCCGACCACACCTACGTCAACGTGGGTTTCTGGTCATCGGTACCGGTGGGGCCTGAGGACGGGTACACCAATAAGCTCATCGAGCGTAAAGTCAGTGATCTTGACGGGCACAAGTCGCTGTACTCCGACTCGTTCTACTCCCGAGAGGATTTCGACGAACTCTACGGCGGCGAGGTGTACACCACGGTGAAGAAGGTATACGACCCGGACTCTCGGCTCCTCGATCTGTACGCGAAGGCGGTGCGATGTCAATGA
- a CDS encoding class I SAM-dependent methyltransferase translates to MTTADHTHGKLSLSEILEILVGGRLPLRFNAYDGSSTGPQDAPLGLELLTPRGTTYLATAPNDLGLARAYIAGDLEMRGVHPGDPYPLLTALTDRLVFKRPPARVLANIVRSIGIEHLKPIAPPPQEALPRWRRVAEGLRHSKTRDAEVIHHHYDVSNTFYEWVLGPSMTYTCACYPHPDATLEQAQDNKYRLVFEKLNLKPGDRLLDVGCGWGGMVRYAARHGVKTLGVTLSKNQAEWAQKAIAEDGLGELAEVRHSDYRDVRETQFDAVSSIGLTEHIGVANYPGYFDFLKSRLRDGGLLLNHCITRNNNRHTASAGGFIDRYVFPDGELTGSGRIITEVQDVGLEVVHEENLRHHYALTLRDWCRNLVERWDDAVAEVGLATAKVWGLYMAASRVGFEQNAIQLHQVLAVKVDDRGGDGGLPLRPWWTA, encoded by the coding sequence ATGACCACGGCTGACCACACTCACGGCAAGCTCTCGCTGTCGGAGATTCTCGAGATCCTCGTCGGTGGCCGGTTGCCGTTGCGGTTCAACGCCTACGACGGCAGCAGCACCGGCCCGCAGGACGCCCCCCTGGGACTGGAGCTGTTGACCCCGCGCGGCACCACCTATCTGGCAACCGCGCCCAACGACCTGGGGTTGGCGCGCGCGTACATCGCCGGCGACCTGGAGATGCGCGGAGTGCATCCGGGTGATCCCTATCCTCTGCTCACGGCGCTGACCGATCGGCTGGTCTTCAAGCGGCCACCGGCGCGGGTGTTGGCCAATATCGTCCGTTCGATCGGTATCGAACACCTCAAGCCGATCGCCCCACCCCCGCAGGAAGCCTTGCCCCGGTGGCGTCGCGTCGCCGAAGGGCTGCGGCACAGCAAGACTCGCGACGCCGAGGTGATCCACCACCACTACGACGTGTCGAACACCTTCTACGAATGGGTTCTCGGGCCGTCGATGACCTACACCTGCGCGTGCTACCCACATCCGGACGCGACATTGGAACAAGCGCAGGACAACAAGTACCGCTTGGTTTTCGAGAAGCTCAATCTCAAGCCCGGGGACCGACTGCTCGACGTGGGATGTGGCTGGGGAGGCATGGTGCGCTATGCGGCGCGCCACGGCGTGAAGACACTCGGCGTGACGTTGTCGAAGAACCAGGCTGAATGGGCGCAGAAGGCGATCGCCGAAGACGGACTCGGCGAGTTGGCCGAGGTGCGTCACAGTGATTACCGCGACGTCCGGGAAACGCAGTTCGACGCGGTGTCCTCGATCGGGCTGACCGAACACATCGGCGTAGCCAACTATCCCGGCTATTTCGATTTTCTGAAGTCGCGGTTGCGTGACGGCGGACTGTTGTTGAACCACTGCATCACCCGCAACAACAACCGGCATACCGCCTCCGCCGGCGGCTTCATCGACCGTTATGTGTTTCCCGACGGCGAGCTCACCGGTTCGGGAAGGATCATCACCGAGGTGCAGGACGTCGGTCTGGAGGTCGTGCACGAGGAGAATCTGCGCCACCACTACGCGTTGACGTTGCGTGACTGGTGCCGCAATCTCGTCGAGCGCTGGGACGATGCGGTCGCCGAGGTCGGATTGGCCACCGCGAAGGTGTGGGGGCTCTACATGGCAGCCTCACGAGTCGGCTTCGAGCAGAATGCCATTCAGCTGCACCAGGTACTGGCGGTGAAGGTCGACGATCGCGGAGGTGACGGCGGCCTGCCGTTGCGGCCCTGGTGGACCGCCTGA
- a CDS encoding DNA polymerase III subunits gamma/tau, whose protein sequence is MALYRKYRPATFAEVVGQEHVTEPLSTALNSGRINHAYLFSGPRGCGKTSSARILARSLNCVQGPTATPCGVCDSCVALAPNGPGNVDVVELDAASHGGVDDTRELRDRAFYAPAQSRYRIFIVDEAHMVTTAGFNALLKIVEEPPGHLIFVFATTEPEKVLPTIRSRTHHYPFRLLAPRTMRTLIEKIVAAEDVAVDDAVYPLVIRAGGGSPRDTLSVLDQLLAGADGNHVAYQRALALLGATDVALIDDAIDALAAGDAAALFGAVEGVVDAGHDPRRFATDLLERFRDLIVLQAVPDAVARGVVDGPEDELERMREQAARIGTATLTRYAEVMHEGLGEMRGATAPRLLLEVACARLLLPSASDTEAALLQRVERIETRLDMSIPAGQDAVASAPRKQFVRKSEAPAPAPDSPPPPDSPPPSPVPSAAQAAPPPARATSPRAPEPPRAAPTPATPEPASPPPVRPPAAPAVEAPPATPAAAVAAGQPNAAAVRSMWTTVREKVRERSRTTEVMLAGAIVRAVEDNTLILSHESAPLAKRLTEQRNSDVIREALKDALGVNWTIRCEVGAAEPPAPAPAREPQRAPAEPPPPPEEDVESMLAEASHVDAAPRRDPEEAALELLQNELGARRIDG, encoded by the coding sequence GTGGCGCTCTACCGCAAGTACCGACCGGCGACCTTCGCAGAAGTCGTCGGCCAGGAACACGTCACCGAGCCGCTGTCCACCGCGCTCAACTCCGGCCGTATCAACCACGCCTACCTGTTCTCGGGCCCGCGGGGGTGTGGCAAGACGTCCTCGGCGCGCATCCTCGCGCGGTCGCTGAACTGCGTGCAGGGCCCGACGGCAACCCCGTGCGGGGTGTGTGACTCGTGCGTCGCGCTGGCCCCCAACGGGCCGGGCAACGTCGACGTCGTCGAACTCGACGCCGCCAGCCACGGCGGCGTGGACGACACCCGTGAGCTTCGTGATCGGGCGTTCTACGCGCCGGCCCAGTCGCGCTACCGCATCTTCATCGTCGACGAAGCCCACATGGTCACGACCGCGGGCTTCAATGCACTGCTCAAGATCGTCGAGGAGCCCCCCGGGCACCTGATCTTCGTGTTCGCGACCACCGAGCCGGAGAAGGTGCTGCCGACCATCCGTTCGCGGACCCACCACTACCCGTTCCGGCTGCTGGCGCCACGCACGATGCGCACGCTGATCGAGAAGATCGTCGCCGCCGAGGACGTGGCGGTCGACGACGCGGTGTACCCGCTGGTCATCCGCGCCGGGGGTGGCTCCCCGCGTGACACCCTCAGCGTGCTGGACCAGTTGCTCGCCGGTGCCGACGGGAACCACGTCGCCTATCAGCGCGCGCTGGCGCTGCTCGGTGCCACCGACGTCGCGTTGATCGACGACGCCATCGACGCGTTGGCCGCCGGTGACGCGGCCGCGCTGTTCGGCGCGGTGGAAGGTGTCGTGGACGCCGGACACGACCCGCGCCGCTTCGCCACCGACCTGCTCGAGCGCTTCCGAGACCTGATCGTGCTGCAGGCCGTGCCCGATGCGGTGGCCCGCGGGGTGGTCGACGGGCCCGAGGACGAACTGGAGCGGATGCGTGAGCAGGCCGCCCGGATCGGGACCGCCACCTTGACCCGCTACGCCGAGGTCATGCACGAGGGGCTCGGCGAGATGCGGGGTGCCACCGCGCCGAGACTGCTGCTCGAGGTCGCCTGCGCGCGGCTGTTGCTGCCGTCGGCCAGTGACACCGAGGCCGCGCTGCTGCAGCGGGTGGAGCGCATCGAGACCCGGCTGGACATGTCCATCCCTGCTGGGCAGGACGCCGTGGCGTCGGCGCCCCGCAAGCAGTTCGTCCGCAAGAGCGAGGCCCCCGCACCGGCACCCGACTCGCCACCTCCGCCCGACTCGCCGCCTCCATCGCCGGTACCATCCGCGGCCCAGGCTGCACCGCCACCGGCACGCGCCACGTCGCCACGCGCTCCCGAACCGCCCCGGGCGGCACCCACACCCGCAACCCCCGAACCCGCTTCCCCGCCACCGGTCCGTCCGCCGGCGGCCCCGGCGGTGGAGGCCCCGCCCGCGACTCCGGCTGCCGCCGTCGCAGCCGGTCAGCCCAACGCCGCAGCGGTACGCAGTATGTGGACCACGGTTCGGGAGAAGGTGCGCGAACGGAGCCGGACCACCGAAGTGATGCTGGCCGGGGCGATCGTGCGCGCCGTCGAGGACAACACCCTCATCCTGAGCCACGAATCCGCGCCGCTGGCCAAAAGGCTGACCGAACAGCGCAACTCCGACGTGATCCGGGAGGCGCTCAAGGACGCGCTCGGGGTGAACTGGACCATCCGCTGCGAGGTCGGCGCGGCCGAGCCGCCCGCCCCGGCGCCGGCGCGCGAGCCCCAACGCGCGCCGGCCGAGCCGCCGCCCCCACCTGAGGAGGACGTCGAAAGCATGCTGGCTGAGGCCAGCCACGTCGACGCCGCTCCGCGTCGGGATCCCGAGGAGGCCGCGCTGGAGCTGTTGCAGAACGAATTGGGGGCGCGCCGCATCGACGGCTGA
- a CDS encoding aminotransferase class I/II-fold pyridoxal phosphate-dependent enzyme — MSFQSLGRDELLAQHELQQRNYADLQAQGLRLDLTRGKPAPDQLDLSNALLALPGQGEFRDGEGTDTRNYGGLHGLPELRAIFGELLGIPVQNLIAGNNASLEFMHDVVVYSLLHGGVDSPRPWIRDIVDGAGVKFLCPAPGYDRHFAITESLGIEMITVPMLEDGPDVDMIEELVAADPTVKGMWCVPTYSNPTGTVYSWEVVRRLVHMQTAAVDFRLMWDNAYAVHTLTHDFPRPVDVLGLAAAANHANRPLVFASTSKITYAGAGVSFLGGSLGNIAWYLQHAGKKSIGPDKVNQLRHLRFFGDADGVRVHMRRHQELLAPKFALALQILEDRLGESKIASWTEPKGGYFISLDVLPGTARRTVALAKDAGIAVTEAGASFPYRKDPEDKNIRIAPTFPGADDLRVAIDGLSTCALLSATEHLLAQPAEK, encoded by the coding sequence GTGTCTTTTCAGTCACTGGGCCGTGACGAACTGCTCGCGCAGCACGAGCTCCAACAGCGCAATTACGCGGACCTGCAGGCACAGGGACTGCGGCTGGATCTGACCCGGGGAAAGCCGGCGCCCGACCAACTCGATCTGTCCAACGCCCTGTTGGCGCTGCCCGGCCAGGGGGAGTTCAGAGACGGTGAGGGCACCGACACCCGCAACTACGGCGGCCTGCACGGGCTGCCGGAACTGCGCGCCATCTTCGGCGAGCTGCTCGGCATTCCCGTCCAGAACCTGATCGCAGGCAACAACGCGAGCCTCGAGTTCATGCACGATGTGGTCGTCTACTCGCTGTTGCACGGCGGCGTGGACTCGCCCCGGCCCTGGATTCGCGACATCGTCGACGGCGCCGGGGTGAAGTTCTTGTGCCCGGCCCCGGGCTACGACCGGCACTTTGCCATCACCGAGAGCCTCGGTATCGAGATGATCACCGTGCCGATGCTCGAAGACGGCCCCGACGTCGACATGATCGAAGAGCTCGTCGCCGCCGACCCCACCGTCAAGGGGATGTGGTGTGTGCCGACGTACTCCAACCCCACCGGGACCGTCTACTCCTGGGAAGTTGTCCGCCGCCTGGTCCACATGCAAACCGCGGCAGTCGATTTCCGGTTGATGTGGGACAACGCCTATGCGGTGCACACGTTGACCCACGACTTTCCCCGACCCGTCGACGTGCTCGGGCTGGCTGCGGCGGCCAACCACGCCAACCGGCCACTGGTTTTTGCCTCCACCTCGAAGATCACCTACGCGGGTGCCGGCGTGAGCTTCCTGGGCGGGTCGCTGGGCAACATCGCCTGGTATCTACAGCACGCCGGGAAGAAGTCGATCGGTCCCGACAAGGTCAACCAGCTGCGGCACCTGAGGTTCTTCGGCGACGCCGACGGGGTGCGGGTGCACATGCGCCGGCACCAGGAACTGCTGGCGCCGAAGTTCGCGCTGGCACTGCAGATCCTCGAGGACCGGCTGGGCGAGTCGAAGATCGCGTCCTGGACCGAGCCCAAGGGCGGTTACTTCATCAGTCTCGACGTGCTGCCGGGCACCGCCCGGCGGACGGTGGCGCTGGCCAAGGATGCCGGCATCGCCGTGACCGAGGCGGGCGCGTCGTTCCCGTATCGAAAAGACCCGGAAGACAAGAACATCCGCATCGCGCCGACCTTCCCCGGCGCCGATGACCTGCGCGTGGCCATCGACGGCCTGTCGACATGCGCGCTGCTGTCGGCGACCGAGCACCTGCTGGCGCAGCCGGCGGAGAAGTAG